A segment of the Arachis hypogaea cultivar Tifrunner chromosome 5, arahy.Tifrunner.gnm2.J5K5, whole genome shotgun sequence genome:
GAACCCTTCGCCAAGATATTTTGAGTAGTAGTCGCCTTCTTCGCCCTACGAAAGGCTTTCATGGAGTCTGTAGATTTCACCATCTCTGCAAACAGAAACCAAGAAAACAAATCACAGATAGAAAGGGGTAAAACTTAACTATAAAGCAAAACTATGGAAAAGAAATCGGCCATTACCCAGTTCAACATGAAGGAGGGAAGGATTTCCTAGAAacttctttgtgtcgagatgaggaggctccccccaattcTCCTCTAACACACTCACAAAAGCATATTCAACCTCATCCAGGCCCTCCCAAGAATACTTAGTAGCAACTACATCTGTTTGCCAACACAAAGGAAAAGTTGGCTCGATATTTTAATCTAAAAAGAAAGGGTGGACGTCTTCAACAGCCCAGACTTTAAAGTAAAAGTTCTTAAAGTCCCGGAAGGATtcatcattggtgcacgaaattatgatatcaatggcgccaacaacctagtacgcacaattgtaatctaaactctttttcacaactttgcacaactaaccagcaagtgaactgggtcatccaagtaataaaacttacctgagtaagggtcgatcccatggagattgtcggctttaagcaagctatggtcatcttgtaaatctcagtcaggcagattcaaatggttatggagtttccataattaaaaggtaaataaaatgtaaaataaagatagagatacttatgtaattcattggtgggaatttcagataagtgtatggagatgctttatcccttttgaatctctactttcctactgccttcattcaatccttcatactcctttccatggcaagccgtatgttgggtgtcaccattgtcaatggctacttcccgtcctctcagtgaaaatggtcctctacggtttctgtacggtgatgagcggataatttatacgctttttggcactatttttagtatgtttttagtacactttagttagtttttagtatgtttttattagtttttatttaaaatttacttttctgggctttactatgagtttgtgtgtttttctgtgatttcaggtaattttcggttgaaattgagggacctgagcaaaaatctgatttagaggctgaaaaaggactgcagatgctgttggattctgacctccctgcactcgaagtggattttctagagctacagaagcccaattggcgcgctctcaattgcggtgaaaagtagacatcctgggctttccatcaatgtttaatagtccatacttttctcgagatttgatgacccaacctggtgttgcaaatcagcttcagaattcccgacgattaacgccggaactggcacaaaaattggagttaaacgcccaaactggcacaaaagctggcgtttaactccagaaaaagtctctacacatgaaggcttcaatgctcagcccaagcacacaccaagtggatcccggaagtggatttttacgtcatttactcatttctgtatatcataggttactagttcactattaataggaccttttgacattgtatctttacctcatgacactttacacgttccttattgtatcttctatggcatgagtctctaaaccccatggttgggggtgaggagctctgctgtgtcttgatggattaatgcaattactactatctttcaTTCAAtaatgcttgcttccattctaagatatcacttgttcctcaacttgatgaatgtgatgatccgtgacactcatcatcattctcacatatgaacgtgtgcctgacaaccacctccgttctagtttagattgagtgaatatctattggattccttaatcagaatcttcgtggtataagctagaattgatggcggcattcaagagaatccggaaggtctaaaccttgtctgtggtattctgagtaggattcaaagattgaatgactgtgacgagcttcaaactcctgagggctgggcgttagtgacagacgtaaaagaatcactagattctattccaacctgattgagaaccgacagatgattagccgtgctgtgacagaacgcgttgaacattttcactgagaggatgggaggtagccattgacaacggtgaaaccctacatacagcttgccatggaaggagccttgcgtgcatgaagaagaagacagtaagaaagcagaaattcagaagatagagcatctccaaaaccttaacctgttctccattactgcaaaacaagtatttatttcatgttcttttacttttcacaattaaacctgagaattattgatatcctgactaagagttacaagataaccatagcttgcttcaagacaacaatctccgtgggatcgacccttactcacgtaaggtattacttggacgacccagtgcacttgctggttagttgtgcggaattgcaaatgtgtgattgcaatttcgtgcaccaagtttttgcgccgttgccagggattgttcgagtttggacaactgacggtttatcttgttgcttagattaggaatattttattttcgttggtttagagtcttttatttgagtttagtttcatattttaattttggtgtcaattgcatgcttttattttcttttaatttttcgaatttgcatgtttctagtcctttcttgatctttaaaaatttctaagtttggtgtcttctttgggttttcctttaattttttgaaaatttgtgttggattttcttaaaattttaagtttggtgtcttttgtgcttctatttacttaattttttttaaaaaaaaaaaacttgttcttggtgttcatcttgaacttcaaagtgttcttggtgacattcaaagttttcttgtttgttctctttgttttgatctaaaatttctaagtttagtgtcgttttgttgtttttctctttcctcattaaaaatttaaaaatcaaaaaaatatcctttccttattttactcataatttttgaaattttgcattaaattagtcaaagattttcaaaatcatatcttttttttagtcaagtcaaaattctaatttcaaaaattgatcttttcaaatctttttcaaaaatcaaatctttttaatttcttcaatcatatcttttcaatcagtTTTTtttattgcaatcatatcttctcaatcatatcttttttcaaaataaatttcaatcatatatttttaattgctaattccaaaatatttttcattaattaattaatttagttttcaatttgctttgattttattttcttttagttttcgaaattttattttattttcttttctattttattttattattttcggtcattcctaaaaaaaataataaaaaaataaaaataaaataatatctgcatcatctccctttctccatcatggacctaagtggaagtgagcagtccagaaggactctggggtcatatgctaaccccattacagttgcatatgggagtagcatctgtatacctcccattaaagcaagcagctttgagctaaatcctcaactcattatcatggtgcagcaaaattgccagtattctggtcttccacagaaagaacctactgagtttctggcacagttcttacaaattgctgacacagtacgtgataaagaggtggatcaggatgtctacagattattactgtttccatttgctgtaaaagatcaagctaagaggtggttgaataaccaacccacagcaagcataaaaacatggagacagttatcagacaaaaaggatgacacagctaaggctggacatccaaggctttaaacaagaggataatgaatccctttataatgcctgggagaggtatagaggtatgctaaggaaatgcccctctgaaatgttttcagagtgggtacagttagacatcttctattttgGGCTTAcggaaaaagctcagatgtctttagactacttagctggtggatctatacacatgagaaagacgattgaagaggctcaagagcttatagatacggttgctagaaatcaacatttatactcaagcagtgagccctctataaaagaagaagctatggcagtaactactgatcctaaccctcaagaacagatggttgagcttaatcagcaattattcttgatgacaaaacagttagtagaatttaaagagatgctccaagaaactaaaattgctaacaagaatatggaagcacaattaaattagacaagacagcaactatctaaacagataacagaagaatgccaagctgttaaattaaggagtgggaaaacattgaatgtatcaactgAAAGCAGtagaaagctaagaaaggaacaactgacagaggatgacccaccaactacccaaaatccctctgaggatagtaagagcccagagaggaatgattctggtgttcaaacgccagaaaagaataagaaagtggcgttaaacacccaatgggtagccaattctggcgttcaaacgccagaaaagggttgcaatctggcgttaaatgcccaaaaaacacccaatcctggcgttcaaatgccacaaaggggtcagacacttgcaagtgctgataacaacccccataagcaggcttctccaaccacttttgtaggaaataaacctgcagcaactaaggtttaagagtataaagccaagatgccttatcctcagaaactccgccaagcggaacatgataaacaatttgctcgctttgcagactatctcaggactcttgaaataaagattctatttgcagaggcacttgagcaaataccctcttatgctaagttcatgaaagagatcttaagtcataagaaggattggagagaaactgaaaatgtttttctcactgaagaattcAGTGCaatcatattaaagagcttaccagagaagcatAAGgaccctggaagctttatgataccatgcacattagagggtacttgtaccaagaaagctctatgtgatcttcgggcaagtatcaacctaatacctgcatccactatcagaaagcttggcttgactgaagaagtcaaaccaacccgaatatgcctccaacttgctgatggctccattaaatatccatcaggcataattgaggacatgattgtcaaggtgggaccatttgcctttcccactgactttgtagtgctggaaatggaggagcacaagagtgcaactctcattctaggaagacctttcctagcaattggtcgaaccctcattgacgtccaaaaaggggaattaaccctgagagttaatgaggatgagttcaagttgaatgttgtcaaagctatgcagcatccagacacatcaaatgactgcataagCACTGATaatattgactctttggtggaggaggtcaaatgactgaaagtctcgaatcagggctagaggacatctttaaagatgttcagcctgatctggaggaactaaaggaaataaaagaaattctgaaaattcctcaagaagaagataagcctcttaaacccgagctcaagcaactaccactatccctgaaatatgcatttctgggagaaggtgacacttttccagtgatcataagctctgctttaaatccacaggaagaggaagcactaattcaagtgctaaggacacacaagacatctcttgggtggtctataagtgatcttaagggcattagcccagcaagatacatgcacaagatcctattggaggatgatgctaagccagtggtccaactacaaaggcggctaaatccagccatgaaggaggtggtgcagaaagaggtcactaagttactagaggttgggattatttatcctatttctgatagcccctgggtgagccctgtccacgttgtccccaagaagggaggcattacagtggttcataatgaaaagaatgaactggttcctacaagaacagttacaaggtggcgtatgtgtattgactacagaaggctcaatacagccaccagaaaggatcattttccgttaccattcatagaccagatgctagagagactagcaggtcatgaatattattgctttttggatggctattcaggttacaaccaaattgcagtagatcctcaggaccaagagaaaacagcatttacatgtccttctggagtatttgcctacagaaggatgccttttggtctgtgcaatgcacctacaacctttcagaggtgcatgctctctatcttctcagatatggtatagaaatttctggaagtcttcatggatgacttttcagtatttggagactcattcagctcctgccttaaccatctagcacttgttctaaaaagatgccaagagaccaacctagttttaaactgggaaaaatgtcactttatggtgactgagaggattgtccttgggcataaaatttcaaacaagggaatagaggtggatcaagctaaagttgaagtaattgaaaaattaccacg
Coding sequences within it:
- the LOC112800899 gene encoding uncharacterized protein isoform X1, giving the protein MPYPQKLRQAEHDKQFARFADYLRTLEIKILFAEALEQIPSYAKFMKEILSHKKDWRETENVFLTEEFSAIILKSLPEKHKDPGSFMIPCTLEGTCTKKALCDLRASINLIPASTIRKLGLTEEVKPTRICLQLADGSIKYPSGIIEDMIVKVGPFAFPTDFVVLEMEEHKSATLILGRPFLAIGRTLIDVQKGELTLRVNEDEFKLNVVKAMQHPDTSNDCISTDNIDSLVEEVK